A genome region from Leifsonia sp. Root112D2 includes the following:
- a CDS encoding replication-associated recombination protein A — MVDAQPGLRGGVTPLAVRMRPRSLDEVAGQRHLLTPGSPLVSLASDKTGERGSVSVILWGPPGTGKTTLAQAIAHSSGRRFVELSAVNAGVRDVRAVMEEALSNRDLYGVSTVLFLDEIHRFSKAQQDALLPGVENGWVILVAATTENPSFSVISPLLSRSLLLTLETLSDEDLGMLVDRAVEDERGLAGRFELQDEARSSIVRLASGDARRALTALEAAAVSAGSVEQAGSAIDKPVITAEIVALAVDRALLRYDRNGDEHYDVISAFIKSVRGSDVDASLHYLARMIEAGEDPRFIARRIIILASEDIGLADPQSLVIAVAAADAVQFIGMPEGRIPLAQAVVHLATAPKSNAAYMALNKALGDVRAGKMGRVPKHLRDAHYPGAKRLGHGKGYKYPHDDALGVLRQEYLPAELKGTRYYEPTEHGNERDVSARLAKIRKIVRGE; from the coding sequence ATGGTGGATGCTCAGCCCGGCCTGCGCGGTGGCGTCACGCCCCTCGCCGTGCGCATGCGTCCGCGCAGTCTGGACGAGGTGGCGGGCCAGCGCCATCTGCTCACGCCCGGTTCTCCGCTCGTCAGCCTCGCCAGCGACAAGACGGGGGAGCGCGGCTCCGTCTCGGTGATTCTCTGGGGGCCGCCCGGCACGGGAAAGACGACGCTCGCCCAGGCCATCGCGCACTCATCCGGCCGCCGGTTCGTCGAGCTCTCCGCGGTGAACGCGGGCGTGCGCGACGTGCGAGCGGTCATGGAAGAGGCGCTCTCCAATCGTGACCTGTATGGCGTCTCGACCGTGCTCTTCCTCGATGAGATCCATCGCTTCTCCAAGGCTCAACAGGATGCCCTGCTTCCCGGTGTGGAGAACGGCTGGGTGATCCTGGTTGCCGCGACGACAGAGAATCCGTCGTTCTCGGTCATCTCTCCCTTGCTTTCGCGCTCCCTGCTGCTCACCCTGGAGACGCTCTCTGACGAGGATCTCGGCATGCTCGTCGATCGGGCCGTGGAGGACGAACGGGGGCTGGCAGGTAGGTTCGAGCTTCAGGACGAGGCACGATCGTCGATCGTGCGCCTCGCCTCGGGGGATGCCCGACGCGCGCTGACGGCACTGGAAGCCGCTGCGGTGTCGGCTGGGTCCGTCGAACAGGCAGGCTCAGCGATCGACAAGCCCGTCATCACCGCCGAAATCGTGGCGCTGGCCGTCGATCGTGCACTGCTGCGCTATGACCGCAACGGTGACGAGCATTACGACGTGATCAGCGCGTTCATCAAGTCGGTGCGCGGTTCGGATGTCGACGCCTCGCTGCACTATCTCGCCCGCATGATCGAGGCGGGGGAGGATCCGCGCTTCATCGCCCGCCGCATCATCATTCTGGCCTCCGAAGACATCGGTCTCGCCGATCCACAGTCGCTCGTCATCGCCGTCGCGGCGGCCGACGCCGTGCAGTTCATCGGCATGCCGGAAGGCCGCATCCCGCTTGCTCAGGCGGTGGTGCACCTGGCCACCGCCCCGAAATCGAATGCCGCGTACATGGCGCTCAACAAGGCCCTGGGCGACGTGCGCGCGGGAAAGATGGGTCGGGTACCCAAGCATTTGCGCGACGCGCATTACCCCGGCGCCAAGAGACTTGGTCACGGCAAGGGCTATAAATACCCGCACGATGACGCGCTCGGCGTGCTGCGGCAGGAGTATCTGCCGGCCGAGCTGAAGGGCACGCGCTACTACGAACCCACCGAGCACGGCAATGAGCGGGATGTCTCTGCCCGACTGGCAAAGATCAGAAAGATCGTGCGCGGCGAGTAG
- a CDS encoding DUF349 domain-containing protein yields the protein MATTDQQPWGRVDETGTVYVRVGDGERVVGQYPDGTPEEALGYFERKYTDLAGQVTLLEQRAKRGAPAADIARAVGALREHIATANAVGNLDLLTERLSKLGGAVEELTEQQSAEARAAVDAAIAERTTIVVEAEALAAEDPAKTQWKQASATLDALFARWQSHQHDGPRLPKAEAAELWKRFRAARTTIEHNRKTFFAELDTQHRDVRSRKTALIERAEALVPRGAEGVPAYRDLLDEWKLAGRAGKRNDDALWARFKAAGDAIYAAKSEVDAQDNVEFAANLEQKLELLTEAEPLLKATDRQSARNTLLSIQRRWEAIGKVPRDQVKVVEDRLRKVETAVRKLDEEHWQRNNPEKQARSEGLASQLNDAIAKLEEELETAKSGGDAAKVAAAQEALDARRLWLNALK from the coding sequence GTGGCTACAACTGATCAGCAACCGTGGGGTCGCGTTGACGAGACGGGCACCGTTTACGTTCGCGTGGGCGACGGCGAACGTGTCGTCGGTCAATACCCGGATGGCACTCCCGAGGAGGCGCTGGGCTACTTCGAGCGCAAGTACACCGATCTTGCGGGGCAGGTGACACTGCTGGAACAGCGCGCGAAGCGTGGCGCACCGGCCGCGGACATCGCCCGCGCCGTCGGCGCGCTGCGTGAGCACATCGCCACCGCGAACGCCGTCGGCAACCTCGATCTGCTCACCGAGCGGCTCTCCAAACTGGGCGGGGCCGTCGAGGAGCTCACGGAGCAGCAGAGCGCCGAGGCCCGTGCTGCCGTCGATGCGGCCATCGCCGAGCGCACGACCATCGTCGTCGAGGCGGAGGCGCTGGCAGCCGAGGATCCCGCGAAGACGCAGTGGAAGCAGGCATCCGCCACGCTCGATGCTCTCTTCGCGCGGTGGCAGAGCCACCAGCACGACGGGCCGCGACTGCCGAAGGCGGAGGCCGCCGAGCTGTGGAAGCGTTTCAGGGCCGCACGAACCACCATCGAGCACAACCGAAAGACGTTCTTCGCCGAGCTCGACACGCAGCACCGCGACGTACGCTCACGCAAGACAGCGCTCATCGAACGGGCCGAGGCCCTGGTACCGCGTGGCGCGGAAGGCGTTCCGGCCTATCGCGACCTCCTTGATGAGTGGAAGCTCGCCGGGCGAGCGGGCAAGCGCAACGATGACGCACTGTGGGCGCGGTTCAAAGCGGCCGGCGACGCGATCTATGCCGCAAAGTCCGAGGTTGACGCCCAGGATAACGTGGAGTTCGCCGCCAATCTCGAGCAGAAGCTGGAGTTGCTCACGGAGGCGGAGCCGCTGCTGAAGGCCACAGACCGCCAGAGCGCCCGCAACACACTGTTGTCGATCCAGCGGCGCTGGGAGGCCATCGGCAAGGTTCCTCGCGACCAGGTCAAGGTCGTCGAAGACCGTCTGCGCAAGGTGGAGACGGCCGTTCGCAAGCTTGACGAGGAGCACTGGCAGCGCAATAACCCCGAGAAGCAGGCGCGGTCTGAGGGGCTGGCAAGCCAACTCAATGACGCCATTGCCAAACTCGAGGAGGAACTTGAAACGGCCAAGTCGGGCGGCGACGCGGCAAAGGTCGCCGCGGCGCAGGAGGCGCTGGACGCACGTCGCCTCTGGCTGAACGCGCTGAAGTAG
- a CDS encoding RelA/SpoT family protein yields the protein MVDTTTPQPASLRRLVPRIFSRAQPAGAVDTLIRTMRMHHPKADTALIERAYSTAERAHSGQKRQSGEPYITHPVAVAQILADLGIGAKTIAAALLHDTVEDTEYSLDELRADFGDEVAMLVDGVTKLDKVKYGESAQAETVRKMIVAMSKDIRVLVIKLADRLHNARTWGFVPAESAKRKATETLEIYAPLAHRLGIQAIKWELEDLSFAVLQPKIYAEIESLVKQRSPEREHVVQEVINVINDDLKIAKIRGKVSGRPKQYYSIYQKMVVRGREFDEIYDLVGIRVMVNSVRDCYAVLGQIHSRWTPMPGRFKDYIATPKFNLYQSLHTTVVGPEGRAVEIQIRTEEMHRRAEFGVAAHWKYKEQVNGGKSASSLTPGSDTDMAWLAHISDWQAETADPGEFLDSLRFEIGAKEVYVFTPKGRVIGLPAGATPVDFAYAVHTEVGHRTMGAKVNGRLVPLESTLTTGDVVEVFTSKNPDSGPSQDWLNFVKSPRARNKIRQWFTKERRDEAIEQGKDAIARAMRKQNLPLQKLMNQDSFTEVASQLHYDDVSAMYAAVGEGHVSTQSVIEKVLAAVQTEAENENSDLTMPTKGRTRSLRNSDSGVLVRGAPDILVKLAKCCTPVPGDPIVGFVTRGAGVSVHQADCHNVQSLMQEPERMIDVEWAPSSKSVFLVQIQVEALDRSGLLSDVTRVLSEYHVNILSATVNTSSNRLAISRFVFEMGDTTHLDRVLNAVRRIDAVYDVYRVSAG from the coding sequence ATGGTAGACACAACAACACCACAGCCCGCTTCCCTGCGCCGTCTTGTTCCCCGCATCTTCTCCAGGGCGCAGCCGGCAGGCGCGGTGGATACCCTCATTCGTACGATGCGGATGCATCATCCGAAGGCCGATACCGCCCTCATCGAACGTGCCTATTCGACCGCCGAGCGGGCCCACAGCGGGCAGAAGCGGCAGAGTGGTGAGCCCTACATCACCCACCCCGTGGCCGTTGCGCAGATTCTTGCAGATCTCGGTATCGGCGCGAAGACCATCGCGGCGGCGCTGCTGCACGACACCGTCGAAGACACCGAGTATTCGCTCGACGAGTTGCGGGCGGATTTCGGCGACGAGGTGGCAATGCTCGTCGACGGCGTCACCAAACTCGACAAGGTCAAATACGGCGAGAGCGCGCAGGCCGAGACCGTACGCAAGATGATAGTGGCGATGTCCAAGGACATCCGCGTTCTCGTGATCAAGCTCGCCGACCGCCTGCACAATGCGCGAACCTGGGGCTTCGTTCCCGCCGAGTCCGCCAAGCGCAAGGCCACGGAGACCCTCGAGATCTATGCCCCCCTGGCGCACCGACTCGGCATCCAGGCCATCAAGTGGGAGCTCGAAGACCTCTCCTTCGCCGTTCTTCAGCCGAAGATCTACGCCGAGATCGAGAGCCTGGTGAAACAGCGCTCGCCCGAGCGTGAACACGTCGTGCAGGAGGTCATCAACGTCATCAACGACGACCTCAAGATCGCCAAAATTCGTGGCAAGGTGAGCGGGCGGCCGAAGCAGTACTACTCGATCTACCAGAAGATGGTGGTTCGTGGCCGCGAGTTCGATGAGATCTACGACCTCGTCGGCATCCGGGTGATGGTGAACTCGGTTCGTGACTGTTATGCCGTGCTCGGTCAGATCCACTCGCGATGGACCCCGATGCCCGGGCGGTTCAAGGACTATATCGCCACCCCCAAGTTCAATCTCTACCAATCCCTGCACACCACGGTGGTGGGGCCCGAGGGCCGCGCGGTGGAGATCCAGATTCGCACCGAGGAGATGCACCGACGCGCCGAATTCGGTGTCGCGGCGCACTGGAAGTACAAAGAACAGGTGAACGGCGGCAAGAGCGCGAGTTCGCTGACGCCCGGCAGCGATACCGACATGGCCTGGCTTGCGCACATTTCCGACTGGCAGGCGGAGACGGCAGATCCCGGGGAATTCCTCGACTCGCTGCGCTTCGAGATCGGGGCGAAAGAGGTCTACGTCTTCACCCCGAAGGGCAGGGTGATAGGCCTGCCGGCCGGCGCGACACCCGTTGACTTCGCCTATGCGGTGCACACCGAAGTCGGGCACCGCACCATGGGAGCCAAGGTCAACGGTCGGCTGGTTCCGCTCGAGAGCACACTGACGACGGGCGACGTGGTCGAGGTCTTCACCTCGAAGAACCCCGATTCGGGCCCCAGCCAGGACTGGCTGAACTTCGTGAAGAGCCCGCGTGCCCGCAACAAGATTCGTCAGTGGTTCACCAAGGAACGCCGTGACGAGGCCATCGAGCAGGGCAAGGATGCCATTGCCCGCGCCATGCGCAAACAGAACCTGCCCCTGCAGAAGCTGATGAACCAGGATTCCTTCACCGAGGTGGCCTCCCAACTGCACTACGACGACGTCTCGGCGATGTACGCGGCCGTCGGCGAGGGACATGTCTCGACGCAGTCGGTGATCGAGAAGGTGCTCGCCGCGGTGCAGACGGAGGCAGAGAACGAGAACTCCGATCTGACGATGCCCACAAAGGGCCGTACGCGATCGCTGCGCAACAGCGATTCGGGCGTGCTCGTGCGCGGCGCACCCGATATTCTCGTCAAGCTCGCGAAGTGCTGTACGCCGGTTCCCGGTGACCCCATCGTGGGCTTCGTCACCCGCGGTGCCGGTGTCTCGGTGCACCAGGCCGACTGCCACAACGTGCAGTCACTCATGCAGGAGCCGGAGCGCATGATCGACGTCGAATGGGCGCCGAGTTCCAAGAGCGTCTTCCTCGTGCAGATTCAGGTTGAAGCGCTCGACCGCTCCGGGCTGTTGTCGGATGTCACCAGGGTGCTCTCCGAGTATCACGTGAACATTCTCTCGGCCACGGTGAACACCTCAAGCAACCGCCTGGCGATCAGCCGCTTCGTGTTCGAGATGGGCGACACGACACACCTGGACCGGGTTCTCAACGCCGTACGTCGCATCGACGCCGTCTATGACGTGTATAGGGTCAGCGCAGGCTAG
- the rpsD gene encoding 30S ribosomal protein S4: MSTKSRTRSKTRLSRSLGIALTPKAAKYLEKRPYGPGEHGRSKRKTDSDYAVRLREKQRLRAQYGIREAQLKIVFQEARRAAGLTGENLVELLEMRLDALVLRAGFARTTAQARQMVVHRHILVDGQLVDRPSFRVKPGQLIHVKARSEGTEPFQVAAAGGHVDVLPKVPAYLDVELDKLHARLVRRPKRVEVPVTCEVQLVVEYYAAR, from the coding sequence GTGTCTACCAAGTCACGTACCCGTAGCAAGACCCGCCTGTCGCGGTCACTGGGCATTGCCCTGACCCCGAAGGCAGCCAAGTACCTCGAGAAGCGCCCGTACGGCCCCGGCGAGCACGGTCGCAGCAAGCGCAAGACCGACTCGGACTACGCCGTTCGTCTGCGTGAGAAGCAGCGCCTGCGTGCCCAGTACGGCATTCGCGAGGCGCAGCTGAAGATCGTCTTCCAGGAGGCACGTCGTGCGGCCGGCCTGACCGGTGAGAACCTGGTCGAGCTGCTTGAGATGCGTCTCGACGCCCTCGTGCTGCGTGCCGGCTTCGCCCGCACCACCGCGCAGGCCCGTCAGATGGTCGTGCACCGTCACATCCTCGTCGATGGCCAGCTCGTGGACCGTCCCTCTTTCCGCGTGAAGCCGGGCCAGCTCATCCACGTCAAGGCCAGGAGCGAGGGCACGGAGCCTTTCCAGGTTGCAGCCGCCGGCGGTCACGTCGATGTTCTGCCCAAGGTTCCCGCCTACCTCGACGTCGAACTCGACAAGCTTCACGCTCGTCTCGTTCGTCGCCCGAAGCGTGTTGAGGTCCCCGTGACCTGTGAAGTGCAGCTCGTCGTCGAGTACTACGCGGCTCGCTAG
- the secF gene encoding protein translocase subunit SecF, producing MATRFQRFGNDLYTGARSIDFVGKRKIWYAIAVLVLIASIVIPIAKGGFNFGIDFRGGSQFQITNVKTTDQSLAERAVASVAPNSVAQVSSVNDNGVRVQTDQLTAEQTKAMADALAKAYDVPVKDVASSFIGPSWGADVSRQAIQGLVVFLLLAFIAMALYFRTWKMSAAAIISLLHDLVLTAGIYALVGFEVTPATMIGFLTILGYSLYDTVVVFDKIRENTSEEADRTRHTYAESVNLAVNQTLVRSINTAVVAALPVGAILFIGAFIFGADTLRDISLALFIGILVGTYSTIYIAAPLYSEFREPEAAIRKHDRKVLAARAKVDAASAVPAE from the coding sequence ATGGCCACCCGTTTCCAGCGATTCGGCAACGATCTCTACACGGGCGCTCGCTCGATCGACTTCGTCGGCAAGCGCAAGATCTGGTACGCGATAGCCGTTCTGGTTCTCATTGCATCCATCGTCATCCCCATCGCCAAGGGCGGCTTCAACTTCGGCATCGACTTCCGCGGCGGCTCGCAGTTCCAGATCACCAACGTGAAGACCACGGATCAATCGCTCGCCGAGAGGGCCGTGGCATCCGTGGCACCGAATTCGGTGGCACAGGTCTCGAGCGTCAACGACAACGGCGTGCGCGTGCAGACCGATCAGTTGACCGCCGAGCAGACCAAGGCCATGGCGGACGCCTTGGCCAAGGCGTATGACGTGCCGGTCAAGGATGTCGCCTCCTCGTTCATCGGCCCCAGCTGGGGCGCGGATGTCAGTCGGCAGGCCATTCAGGGTCTTGTCGTGTTCCTGCTGCTGGCCTTCATAGCCATGGCGCTGTACTTTCGCACGTGGAAGATGTCGGCAGCCGCCATCATCTCGCTACTGCACGACCTGGTGCTGACTGCGGGCATCTATGCCCTGGTCGGCTTCGAGGTCACTCCTGCCACAATGATCGGCTTCCTCACGATCCTCGGCTACTCGCTTTATGACACCGTCGTTGTCTTTGACAAGATTCGGGAGAACACCAGCGAAGAGGCCGATCGAACGAGGCACACCTATGCCGAATCGGTGAACCTTGCCGTCAATCAGACCCTTGTGCGCTCCATCAATACGGCCGTGGTCGCAGCCCTTCCTGTCGGCGCGATTCTGTTCATCGGTGCGTTCATCTTTGGGGCAGATACGCTGCGCGACATCTCGCTGGCGCTCTTCATCGGAATTCTGGTCGGAACATATTCGACGATTTACATCGCCGCGCCGCTCTATTCTGAGTTCCGCGAGCCGGAGGCGGCTATTCGCAAGCACGACAGGAAGGTGCTCGCCGCGCGCGCAAAGGTCGACGCCGCATCCGCGGTGCCCGCCGAGTAG
- a CDS encoding peptidylprolyl isomerase, with protein MAPKSPNDREARQARERLRAYQARQAVHEKKTKRRVRDNLMAGIGLAVIVVLAVATQLLYFAGPGKPVATPKPTPSATAAACPPAADPANQGTVPAASVSECRTWTGSLTLNKVKLGIELDGKAAPQAVASTVDLIKKGFYTGLSCHRLTNGGFFVLQCGDPNGDGTGGPGYTYGPIENAPVDNVYPAGTLAMARSGGNAASQGSQFFIVYDTTTISSDTAGGYTVIGKVTSGLDELKTQITDKGVKAGSSASDGSPVVPTTITQITVQ; from the coding sequence GTGGCACCGAAGAGCCCAAACGACCGCGAAGCACGACAGGCCCGCGAGCGACTGCGTGCCTACCAGGCGCGACAGGCCGTGCATGAAAAGAAGACGAAGCGCCGCGTTCGCGACAATCTGATGGCGGGCATCGGGCTGGCCGTGATAGTCGTGCTCGCCGTGGCGACACAACTGCTGTATTTCGCCGGTCCGGGAAAACCTGTGGCCACGCCGAAGCCGACTCCCTCCGCGACGGCCGCCGCGTGTCCTCCCGCCGCCGACCCGGCCAATCAGGGCACCGTACCCGCGGCATCCGTCTCCGAGTGCCGCACCTGGACCGGCAGCCTGACGCTCAACAAGGTCAAGCTCGGCATCGAGCTCGATGGCAAGGCCGCCCCACAGGCGGTTGCCTCCACCGTCGATCTCATCAAGAAGGGCTTCTACACAGGCCTGAGCTGCCACAGGCTCACCAACGGCGGCTTCTTCGTGCTGCAGTGCGGCGATCCGAACGGGGACGGCACGGGAGGACCCGGCTACACATACGGGCCCATCGAGAATGCCCCAGTCGACAACGTGTACCCTGCTGGCACCCTCGCCATGGCGCGCTCGGGCGGCAACGCGGCGAGCCAGGGCAGCCAGTTCTTCATCGTCTATGACACCACGACGATCTCCAGCGACACCGCCGGCGGCTACACCGTGATCGGAAAGGTCACGAGCGGACTCGACGAGTTGAAGACGCAGATCACCGACAAGGGCGTCAAAGCCGGATCGTCAGCCAGCGACGGCTCTCCGGTCGTGCCGACGACCATCACGCAGATAACAGTTCAGTAA
- a CDS encoding methylenetetrahydrofolate reductase has protein sequence MNGSGVSGLLHDFSLEMTGKDIPALEEAKDSIPQGTRINVTFLGNEDLGMRVDASRAVLDNGFTPVPHISARRLSSQRELEEFLDALATRASVENVFVVGGDPATPMGPYEDSLAVIRTGILQKYGVRHISISGYPEGHPDIDDATLWSALLDKSAALREQELEASVITQFGFDTTPVLSWLKDVRGRGVDAPVRIGVPGPAGIKRLLSYAKRFGVSSSAGIVQKYGFSLTNLLGTAGPDKFVRDLAAGCESEHIDSVLLHFYTFGGMKATAEWIRDFAERQA, from the coding sequence GTGAACGGTTCGGGGGTCTCCGGCCTGTTGCACGACTTCTCACTCGAGATGACCGGCAAGGACATTCCGGCGCTGGAAGAGGCGAAGGACTCGATTCCCCAGGGAACGCGCATCAACGTGACGTTCCTCGGCAACGAAGACCTCGGAATGCGCGTCGACGCGTCGCGCGCCGTGCTCGACAACGGGTTCACCCCGGTTCCGCACATCTCGGCTCGCCGCCTGTCCTCCCAACGTGAGCTCGAAGAGTTCCTGGACGCGCTCGCCACCCGCGCCTCGGTCGAGAATGTCTTCGTCGTCGGAGGCGATCCGGCCACGCCGATGGGGCCGTACGAGGATTCGCTCGCCGTCATCCGCACGGGCATCCTGCAGAAGTACGGAGTGCGTCACATCAGCATCAGCGGTTACCCCGAGGGCCACCCCGACATCGACGATGCCACGCTGTGGAGCGCACTGCTCGACAAGTCGGCCGCCCTGCGAGAGCAGGAGCTTGAGGCATCCGTCATCACGCAGTTCGGGTTCGACACGACGCCCGTGCTGAGCTGGTTGAAGGATGTGCGCGGCCGTGGGGTCGATGCCCCGGTTCGCATCGGCGTGCCCGGCCCCGCCGGCATCAAGCGCCTGCTGAGCTACGCGAAGCGTTTCGGCGTCTCCTCATCGGCCGGAATCGTGCAGAAATACGGATTCTCCCTGACGAACCTGCTCGGCACGGCCGGGCCCGACAAGTTCGTTCGCGACCTCGCGGCCGGGTGCGAAAGCGAGCACATCGATTCCGTGTTGCTGCACTTTTACACCTTCGGCGGCATGAAGGCTACGGCCGAGTGGATCCGCGACTTCGCGGAGCGCCAGGCCTGA
- the secD gene encoding protein translocase subunit SecD, producing MAKSSPVKKAWRSLIWLGAIIVVLAGVLASGVLFGGASWAPKLGLDLEGGTEIILAPQLENGKTVTSDELAQSVSIIRKRVDASGVSEAQISTQGNSNVVVSIPGPLDDATKQRIESSSKLDFRAVLLTGAPTNAVVGADGKSTPAPSPAPGLSSTPTAKPTNGSDLSYVTPELQAQYNAYDCKAEANTIKSAPPENKPLIACDDANTVKYLLGPVEVHGSDITNATAGLQPTQSGVTTGEWGVNITFNGTGGPQFNKISSRLIALDPPRNQFAAVLDGAVITAPRVQGVTDQPTITGNFNQESATSLANELKFGALPVSFKVQSSNTISATLGSSQLQSGLIAGIIGLLLVMVYTLFQYRLLGFVTIASLVGAFLLTYLVIAILAWRIDYRLSLAGVAGIIVSIGFTADSFIVYFERIRDELRDGRGLESAVEAGWRRAKRTIYASKSTNLLAAVVLYVLAVGSVQGFAFTLGVMTIIDVLIVILFTHPTLQLLAQTRFFASGHSWSGLDPEALGALYRGGAQFRAPSAGVSAAKLASSSREAAKRQTIAERKAAELEAAKPDSGSADSGGTRPKASSGSRKGEGKDS from the coding sequence GTGGCAAAGTCGTCCCCGGTCAAGAAAGCCTGGCGGTCCCTGATTTGGCTCGGTGCGATCATCGTCGTACTCGCCGGCGTTCTGGCCAGTGGTGTGCTGTTCGGGGGAGCCTCCTGGGCGCCGAAGCTCGGCCTCGACCTCGAGGGCGGCACCGAGATCATCCTCGCGCCGCAGCTGGAGAACGGTAAGACCGTCACGTCGGACGAGCTTGCGCAGTCGGTCTCGATCATCAGGAAGCGCGTCGACGCATCCGGTGTTTCAGAGGCCCAGATCAGCACCCAGGGCAACAGCAACGTTGTGGTTTCGATCCCCGGACCGTTGGATGACGCGACCAAGCAGCGCATCGAGTCGAGTTCCAAGCTGGACTTCCGAGCGGTTCTGCTCACCGGTGCGCCGACGAATGCCGTTGTCGGCGCTGATGGCAAGTCCACCCCCGCCCCATCGCCGGCACCGGGGCTGTCCTCCACGCCCACGGCAAAACCCACGAACGGCAGCGACCTCTCGTACGTCACACCGGAGCTCCAGGCGCAATACAACGCGTACGACTGCAAGGCTGAGGCGAACACGATCAAGAGCGCTCCGCCGGAGAACAAACCGCTCATCGCCTGCGACGACGCCAACACCGTCAAGTATCTGCTGGGGCCGGTAGAGGTACACGGCAGCGACATCACGAATGCCACGGCCGGGCTACAGCCGACCCAGAGCGGGGTGACGACGGGCGAGTGGGGTGTGAACATCACCTTCAACGGCACGGGCGGTCCCCAGTTCAACAAGATCTCCAGCCGACTCATCGCGCTTGACCCACCGCGCAACCAGTTCGCCGCAGTGCTCGACGGCGCTGTCATCACCGCGCCCCGCGTGCAGGGAGTCACCGATCAGCCGACGATCACCGGAAACTTCAACCAGGAGTCGGCGACGTCCCTCGCCAATGAGCTCAAGTTCGGTGCGTTGCCGGTGAGCTTCAAGGTGCAGAGTTCGAACACCATCTCGGCGACCCTGGGCTCCTCGCAGTTGCAGAGCGGCCTGATCGCCGGCATTATCGGCCTGCTGCTCGTGATGGTCTACACCCTCTTCCAGTACCGGCTGCTGGGCTTCGTCACCATCGCCTCGCTCGTTGGAGCCTTCCTGCTCACCTATCTGGTCATCGCGATCCTGGCCTGGCGCATCGACTACCGGCTCTCGCTCGCCGGCGTAGCCGGCATCATCGTCTCCATCGGCTTCACCGCGGACTCGTTCATCGTTTACTTCGAGCGAATACGCGACGAACTGCGCGATGGGAGGGGTCTCGAATCCGCAGTCGAGGCGGGCTGGAGACGAGCCAAACGCACGATCTACGCTTCCAAGTCGACTAACCTTCTTGCCGCCGTTGTGCTCTATGTGCTTGCGGTGGGCAGCGTTCAGGGATTTGCATTCACCCTGGGTGTGATGACGATCATCGACGTGCTCATCGTCATTCTCTTCACGCATCCGACCCTGCAGCTGCTCGCACAGACCCGATTCTTCGCCAGCGGACATTCCTGGTCCGGGCTCGACCCCGAAGCCCTGGGAGCGCTCTATCGGGGAGGCGCGCAGTTCCGCGCTCCATCCGCGGGAGTATCCGCCGCCAAGCTGGCCTCCAGCAGCCGTGAGGCTGCCAAACGACAGACCATCGCCGAGCGCAAGGCCGCCGAGCTTGAGGCCGCCAAGCCAGACTCCGGCAGTGCCGATTCGGGTGGTACAAGGCCGAAAGCATCCTCTGGTAGTCGCAAGGGCGAAGGGAAGGATTCCTGA
- the purU gene encoding formyltetrahydrofolate deformylase, with the protein MSTTSRVLSSAELEVTLDRDEACLVIQGRDQAGIVAAVTSLLARNGANIISLDQYSDDPSGGNFFQRTVFHLADLASVKPQLEAELDAELSANFQLDWHLTDLSVPKRVAIFVSKSDHCLLDLLWRQRRGELPVVISMVISNHSDTAEDVRSFGVPFFHVPSAGPDKSAAEAEHLKLVQGNVDLVVLARYMQILSADFLNSVGVPVINIHHSFLPAFIGAAPYRKAKERGVKLIGATAHYVTKDLDEGPIIEQSVVRVSHRDTLAELTRKGADVEREVLSRAVLWHCEERVIRHERQTVVF; encoded by the coding sequence ATGAGTACCACCTCGCGCGTTCTCTCGTCCGCAGAGTTGGAGGTCACGCTGGATCGTGATGAGGCCTGCCTCGTCATCCAGGGCCGCGATCAGGCCGGGATCGTGGCCGCCGTGACCTCCCTGCTCGCGAGAAACGGCGCGAACATCATCTCGCTGGACCAGTATTCGGATGACCCGTCGGGAGGCAACTTCTTTCAGCGCACCGTCTTCCACCTCGCCGACCTGGCGAGCGTGAAGCCGCAACTGGAGGCCGAACTCGACGCCGAGCTCTCCGCGAATTTTCAGCTCGACTGGCATTTGACGGATCTGTCCGTGCCCAAGCGTGTCGCCATCTTCGTCTCGAAGTCGGACCACTGCCTGCTCGACCTGCTCTGGCGGCAACGGCGCGGCGAGCTGCCGGTCGTCATCTCCATGGTCATCTCAAACCACAGCGATACCGCCGAGGATGTGCGCAGCTTCGGCGTGCCGTTCTTTCACGTGCCGTCGGCCGGGCCCGACAAGTCGGCCGCCGAGGCGGAACACCTCAAGCTCGTGCAGGGCAACGTCGACCTGGTGGTCCTGGCGCGGTACATGCAGATCCTGTCCGCGGATTTCCTGAACTCCGTCGGCGTTCCCGTGATCAATATCCACCACTCCTTCCTCCCCGCGTTCATCGGCGCCGCGCCGTATCGCAAGGCGAAGGAGCGCGGTGTGAAGCTCATCGGCGCCACCGCACACTACGTCACGAAGGACCTCGATGAGGGTCCGATCATCGAACAGTCCGTCGTACGCGTCTCGCACCGGGACACCCTTGCGGAATTGACCCGCAAGGGCGCTGATGTCGAGCGGGAGGTCCTGTCCCGTGCGGTGCTCTGGCACTGCGAGGAACGCGTCATCCGTCACGAGCGTCAAACCGTCGTCTTCTAG